Within Sphaerodactylus townsendi isolate TG3544 linkage group LG05, MPM_Stown_v2.3, whole genome shotgun sequence, the genomic segment AGCCTTGGACTTTGCATTTCATTTAGCTAACCTTTATGTAGTCTTGCTTAATAGCTTTTGTACTGCCTATTTTTTAACCCCCGTGAATGTACTGATGTAGCTCCTACTGGGTGCTGCATTATCGCCATTTTAGGGTGATAAAGTTGAATATAATTAATTCCGAATCTATTTTTTATCTTTGTAAATCTGTTAATATCAGAAATGAAAAGTTGTTAAAAGCAGGTAAGTCTTGTTTAATTAAGAGCTTAACGGAGGCCAGAACATACATCACTTTCAACAATGGAAGATATTGCATCCATAAATATTTATGACTTTATTTTCAGCCTTACATCAGCATGGAAACCTCACTATCCAATTTGTAAAATAGTTGCAAGTGACGATCTGACTTTTTAATCTCATCTGTACACATTTCTGTACTTGGAAAATGAGTTAAGATTTCTTTCCTGACTATTGATAATTTGTGAGATGTTTGCCTTATTAGCCTTAAAATACTCTTTTATATAAAGGCTGTATAATTTGATTTCTCCTTGAAGAAATTGATTAGGAGGAAGACAGTTTATTGAATATATCCAATATCTATTTCAGACTTAAAATATAATAAGAAAATTGCACTTAGGTTTCTTGGCAGCTTTTCTCTAGTGCTATCTAAGAATTTAGTCAGGGTGTGCTGTGTAGTCTTCATTAATTTAGCCAGGATAACTAAGATTATCATTCTCAACAGCATTATGCTGTagttccattgaagtcagtgggctcagAAGGTGTGACTGATTAGGGTGGTGCTATCAGTTACTTCAGGTATTCCCAGACAATTGAGCATGTCTAAGTAGGTTGGGGAAGGGTTCTCAGAATTCCAGATATGAATGTCCTATACTAGTTTGCCTTGGAAAGTATATTTGGTGTCAAAATATTTATCATGTgtcattttattctattttacaaATGTAAACCCAAAGCCCTTTGGGGTATTTGGAGATAGGCAGGCAGTTTATATTTAGGTCATAGTGTCAAGTTGTTTTACATTATCCAGTTGTTGCTAAACTTTGGCTCTGTATGAGAGTGCATTTTTTTATGTCTCCCCTCCTCCTACTGCCCAAAATGCAGGAGGTCCACAGGAGCAGTGTGATGGATGAGTTGGAGGGCTGCTGCAGGACTGTCTGAGTGTGTATGTGATGCCATCCTTGCATATCTCCCACATGCAAATATGGCTGCATCTTAAGTTGTATGGTGATGGCACCCCAGTGGTGGAGTTGTGGCTGACATACCTAGCATATACATCAAAGAAATTTGAGTTATAAAGAAGACCTTAATATTGATATGTAAAGCATAATATATTGTAGATTTCATGAAGTGTGTAGGGTAGGGAAGCAAATATTCTAATAGGGTTTTCTTCACTTACAGTATTTAGCATGGTGTCAGTAATGTGAACCATCAGCAGTAGGAGCTCTGGTAGTAGATCTTCCATTCCTGCTCCTTACCTCTGAGCCCCTCTCTAGTTTCTCGTGACCCTAGAAAGGTGATGTTTCTAAGATTTATGGACAGAAGGAGGGTGAAGCTGATAAAATTGCCCAGTTCCTCATTGCTTCCTCTTTGGTAATACTCCCTACCTTTTTACTTTTTAAGAAGTAATATAGATCAGTGAATTCTGAAATATGACAGTTTTGCTGAAGTTGCCTGCCTTCATTGACTAATGTAAAGAGTAAAGGTTGTAGAATTAAAGATCCTCCTAGATTTGAAAATGGTTTTTACCTAATCTAAATTTAAATCTAATTTTTCTCAATGTAAATCCAAAAACTTCCTCACTCATTTTCATAGTACAAATTGTAATaaggttttctttgtttttattttagcatAAATGAACTTAATGGGCAGACCAGCAGTATGGATGATACGGAGATAAATACTGAGATTATTGGTGCTAAAAGAGGAGGACCGCTAGATGACAACAGTTTCGTCTCTGGAAAAAAGAGTGGCATTCCCAAATCGCAAGAGACTGAAACATCATTTCAGAAAAATACTTTGTCTGAAGAGCTATCAAAGGACAAGTCTGAAAAAGCCTTAAGTGGAGGCCAGACATCTTCATTTATACAGACTGGTGCTCCTACTGTTTCTAGTGAAAACATTCTCCTGCCTTCAGAAACTGCTGTTAATGGACCAGTTTTACACTCCACTTTATCTAAAACTTCCATGATGAATAAAGGCAGCATTTCCTTAACCACTGCACAGAGTGCAGTCCACCAAGCAGACTCTTGCTCATCTACAGCAGTGGTACATGATCTCCATCTTCCTGCAAAGACTTCATCCCAAAATTCAAGTCAAAaccaagttttgtttttgttacctGAAACAGCACATTCTAAGAACCTGACACATTCCACAAAAAATCTACCTCCCTCTGCTTCAGTTGTTTGTGATACACAGTCATCTATAGAAAAAAGCATAAAATCAGACAGCACTTTAGTAAGCCAAGTAGATGCATGTGAGGATAGCAAAAGTTCACTAGGAAAAGATGACAGTAACAAATCATTAACAGGCACTTCCTCAGGTACAGGTGACTTCAGAACAGAAAGTGATACAAACTGGGATCCACAAAAAGAGTTTATAGAATTTCTTATGACAAATGAAGACACTGTAGAGAAGTCACCAGTTCAGCCTAAAGTGGTTgtacagaaaaggagaaaaagaaaaatggatgttAGCAAAATAACACGTTATACTGAAGACTGTTTTAATAAATCAGATTATATTCCTGATAACTCAGAGTCATTAGATGTTGATTTTTTGGAGCAAGGTGAGAATCTTCAAATAGTAGAAACTGAGAGATTTTCATTAGCAAAAGTGAAGCCTGAATCAACAGATGAGGAATTGGAAGTTGTGGATGCCATCCAACAGTTGATCTATAATCCTAGTGATAATTGTGCAGGTGATACTTCTCCTGTTCACAGTGGCACTTTTCTTTCTAatactctgttaaacaaatgtgAACAAGATGAATTAGAATCACCATCCAACTTCAGTACTGATGAGCCATCATTTTATCCCTGTACCAAGTGCAATGTGAATTTTAGGGAAAAGAAGCACCTGCACAGGCACATGATGTATCACTTGGATGGCAATAGTCACTTTCGTCATTTAAATGTTCCAAGGCCTTATGCATGTAGGGAATGTGGCCGGACATTTAGAGACCGCAATTCCCTTCTTAAACATATGATAATTCACCAGGAAAGAAGACAAAAACTGATGGAGGAAATTCGTGAATTGAAAGAGCTCCAAGATGAGGGTAGGAGTGCACGCTTACAGTGTCCACAGTGTGTATTTGGTACCAATTGTCCCAAAACATTTGTGCAACATGCTAAAACTCACGAGAAAGATAAAAGGTACTACTGCTGTGAGGAGTGTAATTTCATGGCAGTGACAGAGAGTGAACTTGAATGCCATCGAGGAATTTCTCATGGGGCAGTGGTGAAATGTTCAATGATCACTACAGATTTATCTCAGAGTAAGTTACAGAAAAAAACATTAGTGAAAGATTCCTACATGGAATCATCAAAGAAATCTGATGACTATTTGTGCAAACTGTGTCCATTTGCTACATCAGCCAgaagcattttaaagaaacacatggAATACTTGCATCCTGCATCATGCATAGATCCTTTTGGTAACCCTCTTAGATTAGAAAAGCGAAAAAGTCACATTATAGAACAGCCTATAGATTTTGGTAGCAGGACTAAACATATGATCAAACAATCATCTGCCTTTCCAAAGAACTCTGTTTTGAAACAGGCTATAAAGAGACCATTTGGTTCTTCATTCCAGTCAAGTAACTTTGCAAAACTTCACAAGAGACCCTCCAGGATACAGAAGGCTCGGAAAACCGTTGCACAGTCAGCTGTAAGTGTGTACAATCAAAGTTCTACAGACAAGCCTATTTTTAGTAAAAATAGCATTGGCCAAAAGCTTAGATATTTACATCATGTAGGAAAGCAAAAGGCTAGTGTCAAAGCTAGCAGTAATTATTTATATAAGTACAAACATGAAAGCCATAGGATTAAAAAGTCTAGCAGCCCTTATCTTTTACACTTAAAAAAGGAAGCTGCAAGATCTGTCAGATCTTTACCTTCAAATAATACTCATAATAGATTTATTATGGATTCACTTAACTGTGATGAAAAAAGAACAGGAGTCTATGCAGATAGACATGTAACTGTAAAAAGATTGGTTAAAAGACCCAAAAGGGAAGGCTCTGTAACAGGAGATGATTTGGACAGTTATCCAGACTTTCTACATAAAATGACTGTTGTTGTTTTGCAGAAACTTGCTGGGAAAAAAGACAGCTATGAAATGGAGGATGAAAGTTCATGGGATAATGTTGAACTGTGTGATTACACTACACGGTCTGTGGAGGATGACTCTTACAGTGATATTAATCAGGAACATGTAAACCTGTTCCCTTTATTTAAAGGTAAAATTGAAGAAGAAGCTGGCGGTAAATCTTCTCTTAGATATGAGCAAAATGATGGATTTTATTTTGAGTATTATGAAGATGGAGAAGGTAGCAATTACCTGCATGACTTTCAAGATCATCATAATTTAGAAAGCATAGGCACAACATTGCCAAAGCATAACTCGGTTTTCCATTGGACTGACTTATCACTTGAGAAAAAAACCTGTCCATATTGTCCAGCAACTTTTGAAACTGGTGTTGGATTGTCTAATCATGTGCGTGGGCATCTTCACAGAGCTGGGTTAAGCTACGAGGCTCGCCATGTTGTATCACCTGAGCAAATAGCAACAAGTGACAAGAtgcagcatttcaaaagaactgtgacaggAACCCCAGTTAAACGAGTTAGAAAAGGTAAGAGTCTTTTTTTTAGTAAGGGTGTTCTGAGTGAAGGAGATATAAATGTGTTTAACATAGAACTAGTTTTCCTCTCTCCAGTAATACCTTTGTTGTTTATGCTCTTGGCTGAAAGTCTGGCATGAATAGGTTGAACTGATTGTTTGCTAGGGTCCAATAAATTGATAaatcaatatatttttctttttctagctATTGAGaaatcagaaagttcttcagaACACACCTGCCAGCTCTGTGGAGGTTGGTTTGACACTAAAATTGGATTATCTAATCACGTTCGAGGACACCTGAAAAGACTTGGTAAAACTAAATGGGATGCTCACAAGTCTCCAATCTGCGTTCTAAATGAGATgatgcaaaatgaagaaaaatatgaaaaaatccTGAAGGCGTTGAACAGTCGACGTGTGATTCCCAGACCATTTGTTGCTCAGAAACTTTCACCCACTGATGATTTTTTATCTCAAAATGTTATACCTTTTGAAGCATACCGCAATGGCCTAAAGACTGAAGATATATCGGTGTCTGCCTCAGAGGAAGAAGGGCTGAGTTTCCTCAATGAATGTGATGAAGCAAAATCAGTTCTACacgatgaaaaaaaaaatcagtcacttACACTGATAGAACTGTTGAAAAATAAAAGATTAGGAGAACAAAGAAATACTGAGATATCTCCTCAAAAGATCCATAATCAGACTGCAAGAAAGAGGTTTGTTCAAAAATGTGTTCTTCCATTAGATGAAGACAGTCCTTTGATGCATCATCCACAAAAAATGGACTTGACTATGCAGTCAGGTAAGATGCTTGTTTGTAGCTAATTACATTATTTCATCACAGTATCAAGAATTGGAATACAGGTTGTaccaaataattttatttcataaTCTAAAAGtagttactgatttttttttcgtTTGCATGATTCTAATTGCATTGGTTTTATGTATACAACTTGAGTTCTGGATGGAGCATTGCTAATAGGCCATAAGAATTAAGGATTTGCATAACGAGGAAAGCATGTGAACAAAGCGTGATGTATTGCTCACATCTGGGGGAACTCTTACATCTTTCCGAGATTATAGGTACTGCAGATGTGTAATATGCTCATATTGTTAGGATTGCTCTTTATCATGGCGGTGGGGGAAGAGACTGCCAAATCTGTGTAAGTTTAATGCATGCTTGATTGGGTAAAGATAGGTGATGAGTGGACTGTTATACAGGTTATGACTAACCTGTGAGTGTTACTGGTAGCCGTAGTCTTGTTTGAACACAGTTGTTGCCATGAGGGTTCTGGTATGAAATCTCTGAAATTATGAACTGAGATTTTCATAGGAATTGTGCAAACAAAATTATACTCTAGACTACTATTGTTCATAGTCCCCATAGCTTAGTTTTAGAATGCTCTTTTTGAGATATGTTTCAAACTTGACTTTCATGGCTCAGGGACACTGTGCTTGGAATCCTTTGACAACACCTCTGCACAAACTGTCTTGCAGCTATCGTTTCTTGTTTTAGTTTGAGTAAATATTCTTGATTGAAGTGCATGATTGTGTATTTTTATCGTTATGGTAGTTCTTTCAATATTACAGTAATTCTGCTAATGCCTGATTCTAGGAACAGTTATGGGATCAGCAGACTTAATGCATTGTGTCTGTGGCTGCAGGGTGCTGCTTCAAGCTGCAGGTGAAGTCATAGGGGTTTTTTAAACAGGCAAACTTTGAAACATTCAGCCCTATACCTGCAGTGTGAAGTTGTACAATACAGCAATGGGTACATTGCATGATTCTGCTGATTATGTTCCAGTTCTCACTTTTGACTTTTCACTGGTATCTTGACACACTAAAACTTGATCTGTAGAATAGAGGGACTAAAAAAAGTTATGATACCTATAATCTATGTATGGTTCATTGAAATATTTTGGTGAACTCCTTTAAGATCATTCTCCCAGTAAAAACCTAAACTTGGATGATAATGTCTGAACTGTAGCTTAATGCTTTGCTGCTTTGTATGAGTGCTTCTTAATGTTAGGTGGCATATTTCTTACGCTTCATCCCAAAATAAAAAGCCACGtatcattatatttttaaatagggCTACTTAGCTAAATATGATTAATGTAGGTATTGACTGTTAACTGCTGTATTAATTATCTTAAAATTGTCCCCATTCTATGATATTGTTCTCCAAATACTTTAAATGAAGTTTCATTTTTAGTATCTAGCTAGTTTTTATTTCtaatatttttatcttttatataTCTAaaccattttatcttctcaactggattttcctttgataaatttttttgaaaatgtttttctaaGGTAGCGTAGGGAGTATGAAGAAACCTGTATGGTCCAAGATAATATCCTCCTAAGACAGGCAGTGAAAACTTTTATTTGTGTTTGAAAGTCAAATTGAGAAGAAACCATTTCTGCTGGTTTCTTTGTCTTATGTAGTTTCTTTTTTGTCTGATGTAGTTTGGTATTGTTTCACTATGTGTTCTCTCCTGTGATAGTTAAGATGTTAGTTTGTTGATCATTTGTTTAGCACAACGATTTTAGCAAAAACTACAAATCATTAACTTTCATTATTGATTGCGCATTCAAAGTAATGAAGATAAAATgcactgaataaaatgttttgtctAACAGCTGTGCAGTGGTGTGTTTTACCACCTTTTCCCCCCAGCCTTCATCAGCAGCCTAATTTAGTATTGAGTCTCTTACAGTCATGTGGATAAAACACTTTAATTACCACTTTGTCAACGAGACTTTCTAATTCTCTTTATTGGGAATGTTGCAAGCCTTGCAACTTCTTAACAGAATTGTGCTATTCAAATCACAGAATTGTATTTTTGGGTTAGGGAATAATCTGTATAATGTGAAGATCAGCAGAAAAGTGATTTTAATTGTTAAATTCAAAGAAGTTTAGGGATTCAAATTACCCTTCCATTTTTCTCACAAAATAGCATGTTTTGTGCTAAATGCCACGTCTGAAAGTAACAACCATTAGCTTGGCTTCTCCTGATGTATGAAACAATTGTTCCAATGCAGTGAACATActtgaaaggaatttttaataCAGAATTTTTCAAAACGCATTGagagtttcatttttttaaagagaactgGATTATAGTTTTCTTTTGAATGATAGGTATGCCTGTGAAGCTTAGAACGTGTGTGCATTGCAATACGGCGTTTACAAGTGCTGTTAGCCTGTCCAACCACTTACGCGCTTATACACGAAGGAAGAGTGCTGGACTTTTGACTGGGACAGGTATGTTTGCTACAGATATAAAATCAAGTCTGTCTGTACACGTTTTTCTCATCAGACTTGAAAAAAATTCATTTACTAATTCAGTTGACATTTGAAATTCTCTGAAACAGACACTGAAATTTGAGACAGAACTTTAGCAACTTGTAAATATATGTTGCTATTGTCCATTTTTtcatgccttttttaaaattctcattgttttatttttgatccAGCATTATTTCATGTATGTAAACAGTCGAGAGCTGAATACTTTCTGATTTCTAGCTAAATTTAGAAATGGCTACTACTGTTAATGGGAGGATATACCTGCTTGGTtgtgtcttttttttcccttttaacctGTCATTACAACCCATTCCTTAGATAAATTAATACTGAAATAAGGTTTATATGAGCAACTATATGTTTGTACTATTTTCAACACTTCATGTTTAATCATTATTTTCCCCATCTAGTCACTTTTTCTAGTTTGTTAGACTTTCACAAAAATAAGTTGGATAGTAATATCCCAGaagaactacattttaaaaagcttttcagTGCATTGTACCGATTTTGCTTGTACTTTAATGGGACcttttgtgaaaaaaatgttgctaATTAGTGCGATCCATACTGGCAAAAGAAGCAAGAGAAACAAAGGAGATTCCATTGGGTTATTAAAACACCATGAAGATTGGGAGAGGGGCTTGAGTAGTCAAATTGGCTGTTTATGTATAAACAGGATTTCTCCTACTACACAATGCTTCCTTCTACAAAAACTATCAAGACAGCCCAGTGGGGCTAAACTGGTAGAAACGCAAACATATTAGCCCTTCAAAAGCCATTATTAATTAATCCAGGCATTTAAAATCATTAGCAGCCCATAGAGAAGCTTGACAAATAATATTTCTGTAGTATGATTGACCAACCAGTATGTTTACCTGTCTCATAACATCAGTCACTCTCTGCGAATATTAAGTGCTTATTGTTGAATTGTTGAAAATTGTTTTGTTTGCGAGGGAAGTTTGaacacacttggggggggggtatttttgtaAAAATCAGTATCTTGCATCACTGTCCATGGTGAAAGGCTCAGACAGGACTTCCTCAACTACTGCAGCTATTTGTTCCCTCTGACCACAGCACATAATGTTGTCTAATATATAGTcagaaaatacataaaattgcTCTTTGGCACTCTTTTAAGTTCAAGCATGCTAGTTTATGCATACATGAACATTGTTATTCCACATCTTCATCACTTAACTATCATGAAGGACACTGTGATTTGCAGCATCTTTCCCTTCCAGTCTTATCCAGCCTTGCCTAATGACCTGTCTGGGCTTGCTTTTACCCAGAATACGAGTCTTGTCTTAAAATTGGTTAAAAATGAACCCTGCTTTGTGTTTTCCACAGTTTAGTGTTGATAGCAATGCAATCTTGAACAATCTAGGACCCTGAACTGTTTGAGACTATCCTGCCTGCTTGATCCCCTAAAGAGCACTATACTCAAATAGTAATAGCTTACTGGTGGCCCTTGACCCAAGAAGTATCCAACTGTCCTTAATCAGAGCCAGAGCTTTCTCAGTTTTGGCCCCAGCTGGTGGAACGGTCTATCAAGTGAGACCTTGGCCCTGCAGGACTTCGCTCAGTTCTGCAGTTTCCCTGAGCCTTACTATAgtttggaaagggcaggataaaaattgaattaaataaaccAACCTTGAGAGAGAAATTAATATGTTAAGGGAGGAGGAGCTATGGGGAGTTTACAGACTACAGGTGATCCCTTAAAAAGTTTTGGGAATGTTAATATCTGTGTAAATTCTTATAAATTATCCCAGCATCTAATCATTACCTACTTAGTTGTCAGAACTGTGATAGTTTCCATATATTAGACTCTGCTGTTGGAAAAGTTATGCTTTGTCGTCATACTTGCATATAATTTCATAATCAAAATGAATAGGAATATTTGTAATTTATACAGCACTTCCATATGCTGTTGGCAAACTTAGACTACAACAGATtgtgtttgatttttttgtattgcaAACTTGTTAGTTTTTGCAAATGATGAGCTTTCTGCAAAGAAGAAATAAATTTCTTAGAACTATTTCTTATAAATTGCAAGTTAGATGCCAGGGCCTGAACCTTATGTGCAACTATCTGTGTTCCCTGAAAAGCTGGTCCTGTGGTGGGAGTGGGGCACCTCTAGGACTCCCTGGGGAATATTAGTAATACAAGTTTGAGGGTCTGTAGTGAGAAGGAGGAATTGGCAAAAGTTGCCATTCTTTTATGTGAGCAGAAGATGGAATCTACCTGCCTCTGATTGAGCAGAAGACATGAAAAATTGTATATGTATTTCATGCAAAATGGCTGATTTTCTTCTACAGGTTTCATAAGATCTTGGTTTTAGTATGTTTGACTGACTTACGAATCAGTGCAGTATAGCCCTACC encodes:
- the ZNF644 gene encoding zinc finger protein 644 isoform X1, producing the protein MDDTEINTEIIGAKRGGPLDDNSFVSGKKSGIPKSQETETSFQKNTLSEELSKDKSEKALSGGQTSSFIQTGAPTVSSENILLPSETAVNGPVLHSTLSKTSMMNKGSISLTTAQSAVHQADSCSSTAVVHDLHLPAKTSSQNSSQNQVLFLLPETAHSKNLTHSTKNLPPSASVVCDTQSSIEKSIKSDSTLVSQVDACEDSKSSLGKDDSNKSLTGTSSGTGDFRTESDTNWDPQKEFIEFLMTNEDTVEKSPVQPKVVVQKRRKRKMDVSKITRYTEDCFNKSDYIPDNSESLDVDFLEQGENLQIVETERFSLAKVKPESTDEELEVVDAIQQLIYNPSDNCAGDTSPVHSGTFLSNTLLNKCEQDELESPSNFSTDEPSFYPCTKCNVNFREKKHLHRHMMYHLDGNSHFRHLNVPRPYACRECGRTFRDRNSLLKHMIIHQERRQKLMEEIRELKELQDEGRSARLQCPQCVFGTNCPKTFVQHAKTHEKDKRYYCCEECNFMAVTESELECHRGISHGAVVKCSMITTDLSQSKLQKKTLVKDSYMESSKKSDDYLCKLCPFATSARSILKKHMEYLHPASCIDPFGNPLRLEKRKSHIIEQPIDFGSRTKHMIKQSSAFPKNSVLKQAIKRPFGSSFQSSNFAKLHKRPSRIQKARKTVAQSAVSVYNQSSTDKPIFSKNSIGQKLRYLHHVGKQKASVKASSNYLYKYKHESHRIKKSSSPYLLHLKKEAARSVRSLPSNNTHNRFIMDSLNCDEKRTGVYADRHVTVKRLVKRPKREGSVTGDDLDSYPDFLHKMTVVVLQKLAGKKDSYEMEDESSWDNVELCDYTTRSVEDDSYSDINQEHVNLFPLFKGKIEEEAGGKSSLRYEQNDGFYFEYYEDGEGSNYLHDFQDHHNLESIGTTLPKHNSVFHWTDLSLEKKTCPYCPATFETGVGLSNHVRGHLHRAGLSYEARHVVSPEQIATSDKMQHFKRTVTGTPVKRVRKAIEKSESSSEHTCQLCGGWFDTKIGLSNHVRGHLKRLGKTKWDAHKSPICVLNEMMQNEEKYEKILKALNSRRVIPRPFVAQKLSPTDDFLSQNVIPFEAYRNGLKTEDISVSASEEEGLSFLNECDEAKSVLHDEKKNQSLTLIELLKNKRLGEQRNTEISPQKIHNQTARKRFVQKCVLPLDEDSPLMHHPQKMDLTMQSGMPVKLRTCVHCNTAFTSAVSLSNHLRAYTRRKSAGLLTGTAIDCKQKKSRSRSGSKKKILPLPHGADEVYILRCRFCGLVFRGPLSVQEDWIKHLQRHIVNANLPRTGAGMVEVTSLLKKPASMTETSFSILMAEAAS
- the ZNF644 gene encoding zinc finger protein 644 isoform X3, translated to MDDTEINTEIIGAKRGGPLDDNSFVSGKKSGIPKSQETETSFQKNTLSEELSKDKSEKALSGGQTSSFIQTGAPTVSSENILLPSETAVNGPVLHSTLSKTSMMNKGSISLTTAQSAVHQADSCSSTAVVHDLHLPAKTSSQNSSQNQVLFLLPETAHSKNLTHSTKNLPPSASVVCDTQSSIEKSIKSDSTLVSQVDACEDSKSSLGKDDSNKSLTGTSSGTGDFRTESDTNWDPQKEFIEFLMTNEDTVEKSPVQPKVVVQKRRKRKMDVSKITRYTEDCFNKSDYIPDNSESLDVDFLEQGENLQIVETERFSLAKVKPESTDEELEVVDAIQQLIYNPSDNCAGDTSPVHSGTFLSNTLLNKCEQDELESPSNFSTDEPSFYPCTKCNVNFREKKHLHRHMMYHLDGNSHFRHLNVPRPYACRECGRTFRDRNSLLKHMIIHQERRQKLMEEIRELKELQDEGRSARLQCPQCVFGTNCPKTFVQHAKTHEKDKRYYCCEECNFMAVTESELECHRGISHGAVVKCSMITTDLSQSKLQKKTLVKDSYMESSKKSDDYLCKLCPFATSARSILKKHMEYLHPASCIDPFGNPLRLEKRKSHIIEQPIDFGSRTKHMIKQSSAFPKNSVLKQAIKRPFGSSFQSSNFAKLHKRPSRIQKARKTVAQSAKLAGKKDSYEMEDESSWDNVELCDYTTRSVEDDSYSDINQEHVNLFPLFKGKIEEEAGGKSSLRYEQNDGFYFEYYEDGEGSNYLHDFQDHHNLESIGTTLPKHNSVFHWTDLSLEKKTCPYCPATFETGVGLSNHVRGHLHRAGLSYEARHVVSPEQIATSDKMQHFKRTVTGTPVKRVRKAIEKSESSSEHTCQLCGGWFDTKIGLSNHVRGHLKRLGKTKWDAHKSPICVLNEMMQNEEKYEKILKALNSRRVIPRPFVAQKLSPTDDFLSQNVIPFEAYRNGLKTEDISVSASEEEGLSFLNECDEAKSVLHDEKKNQSLTLIELLKNKRLGEQRNTEISPQKIHNQTARKRFVQKCVLPLDEDSPLMHHPQKMDLTMQSGMPVKLRTCVHCNTAFTSAVSLSNHLRAYTRRKSAGLLTGTAIDCKQKKSRSRSGSKKKILPLPHGADEVYILRCRFCGLVFRGPLSVQEDWIKHLQRHIVNANLPRTGAGMVEVTSLLKKPASMTETSFSILMAEAAS
- the ZNF644 gene encoding zinc finger protein 644 isoform X2, translated to MDDTEINTEIIGAKRGGPLDDNSFVSGKKSGIPKSQETETSFQKNTLSEELSKDKSEKALSGGQTSSFIQTGAPTVSSENILLPSETAVNGPVLHSTLSKTSMMNKGSISLTTAQSAVHQADSCSSTAVVHDLHLPAKTSSQNSSQNQVLFLLPETAHSKNLTHSTKNLPPSASVVCDTQSSIEKSIKSDSTLVSQVDACEDSKSSLGKDDSNKSLTGTSSGTGDFRTESDTNWDPQKEFIEFLMTNEDTVEKSPVQPKVVVQKRRKRKMDVSKITRYTEDCFNKSDYIPDNSESLDVDFLEQGENLQIVETERFSLAKVKPESTDEELEVVDAIQQLIYNPSDNCAGDTSPVHSGTFLSNTLLNKCEQDELESPSNFSTDEPSFYPCTKCNVNFREKKHLHRHMMYHLDGNSHFRHLNVPRPYACRECGRTFRDRNSLLKHMIIHQERRQKLMEEIRELKELQDEGRSARLQCPQCVFGTNCPKTFVQHAKTHEKDKRYYCCEECNFMAVTESELECHRGISHGAVVKCSMITTDLSQSKLQKKTLVKDSYMESSKKSDDYLCKLCPFATSARSILKKHMEYLHPASCIDPFGNPLRLEKRKSHIIEQPIDFGSRTKHMIKQSSAFPKNSVLKQAIKRPFGSSFQSSNFAKLHKRPSRIQKARKTVAQSAVSVYNQSSTDKPIFSKNSIGQKLRYLHHVGKQKASVKASSNYLYKYKHESHRIKKSSSPYLLHLKKEAARSVRSLPSNNTHNRFIMDSLNCDEKRTGVYADRHVTVKRLVKRPKREGSVTGDDLDSYPDFLHKMTVVVLQKLAGKKDSYEMEDESSWDNVELCDYTTRSVEDDSYSDINQEHVNLFPLFKGKIEEEAGGKSSLRYEQNDGFYFEYYEDGEGSNYLHDFQDHHNLESIGTTLPKHNSVFHWTDLSLEKKTCPYCPATFETGVGLSNHVRGHLHRAGLSYEARHVVSPEQIATSDKMQHFKRTVTGTPVKRVRKAIEKSESSSEHTCQLCGGWFDTKIGLSNHVRGHLKRLGKTKWDAHKSPICVLNEMMQNEEKYEKILKALNSRRVIPRPFVAQKLSPTDDFLSQNVIPFEAYRNGLKTEDISVSASEEEGLSFLNECDEAKSVLHDEKKNQSLTLIELLKNKRLGEQRNTEISPQKIHNQTARKRFVQKCVLPLDEDSPLMHHPQKMDLTMQSAIDCKQKKSRSRSGSKKKILPLPHGADEVYILRCRFCGLVFRGPLSVQEDWIKHLQRHIVNANLPRTGAGMVEVTSLLKKPASMTETSFSILMAEAAS